A stretch of DNA from Arachis hypogaea cultivar Tifrunner chromosome 19, arahy.Tifrunner.gnm2.J5K5, whole genome shotgun sequence:
CCAAAGAACTCACACACCATTCCAATTATTCCTGATCTCTCTAATATTCACATAAGAGGCCTAATAATAATCATCCTATATCCATTCATGGATACAGAAGACTTCAGCTTCCCTAGAATTTCTGAGAATTGTTCATATCATGGCATTGATTCACCTCCTTTATGGAATCTATCACCAGCAACAGCCTCTCCTAACCCCTACAAAGGAAATTATGATAAAGAACCCTGCTTTGAAACAAAGGTAGTGACATCAAATAAGGGAGAGAGGAGTGAAGAGGATCAAATGGATTTGTTGTGGGAAGATTTCAATGAGGAGTTGACTTCGACAACAATAGGTTCTGCTTCTGCTGTCTCTTTCTCAACAGAGTTGGTTGAATTCAGGTGCGCCACGGCTTTTACACTTGCCAAGAAGTCGAATGGTGCTCTTGTTCATAGTAGTAAGAATAGGCATGGCATGGTGTTGATCGTGAAGGTCTTAAAGAAGCTCTTCTTCAACAACTCTCATGGAAAATCCACCAGGAGAGTACTCTAATGAATATCATGtgatttcctttcttttctttataccattcttcttcttttcttcttccttcccttAGCAGTAGTCTAATTCTTCCTCTTCCATGAAATGTATATGTAAACTTCAGTAAATATGATGTTGGTTTGATTTATGGTTGGCCACAATTCCCATAACATGACATAAAATACATGTGCATATTGATTAAGTACTACTAAGAGTAGTTTTAAAATGCTATGCTTTCTCCTTTCTTTTATG
This window harbors:
- the LOC112779028 gene encoding uncharacterized protein; amino-acid sequence: MDTEDFSFPRISENCSYHGIDSPPLWNLSPATASPNPYKGNYDKEPCFETKVVTSNKGERSEEDQMDLLWEDFNEELTSTTIGSASAVSFSTELVEFRCATAFTLAKKSNGALVHSSKNRHGMVLIVKVLKKLFFNNSHGKSTRRVL